CATGTTGCTTTATTTTCCCTTTTCTTTGTACAGCCATTGGCAGCAGCAACATCATGGATGATTTTACAACGTGGATGTCATGTACATCATCTGCCGATGCAAAAAACGTACAGCAAACCAAAAGGGAACTCCAAGACTTTCAAGATGCGGTTGCCTCTGTTGAAGGCAAACAAAGCAGTTTGAGAATGTTGGTCGGAGCTGACACAACTTCATATACCAAGTaggtttaaatataattattacactCATTgtgcattatcatcatcatcatcatcatcatcatcatcatcatcatcatcatccttcgtcTGGACAGGCGACCACAAGATTTCCTTATGCACAGTGATCTTTGGCAAGTACAGCTATCTATTCTGCTTGAATCATGCCTTTGTTGTATCCCAGCTCATTTTGCATGTAGGTTATATAGGTGGTCTGTCAGTTGAAGGATTCCTTACAGAGGCTCAAGTGTTGCAGGTCACGTCATATGTGGTGGTGTTTGAGACATGATCTGATATGATGTTTGATAGTGTTTGAGACATGCATGCAATGACCATCATGCATGGTGTTTAagaccccgggggcactcaacacaaatgaccatacgggtatgctccccgaaagACCCCcattttgggtttcgcagctctgaaagacccctatatttgaccaaaataaagctccgaaagacccgtgattttgataatttcagctctaaaagacccaaaaattgctcattcctcatatttcttgttttttcaggcgattttcaaccaaaaagccaagaaagacccttgattttgacttttgcagctccaaaagaccccattttacttgttcacagcccggttcgcagctccgaaagaccccttttacagtacgccgtcagctcccaaagacccaccacctcaaaattcggggagcatacccaccaaaatattttgatgtgccccccccccccgggtttaaGACATACACTCATTGTTCATGCTGACTTGCTAAATGTCCAAATTTTTATCGATACAGTAATATCTTATCattatgatttaatttaaaatttcattttaccATATTCCCAACAACTTGACATTTTTACTAATAttaagtttagtttagttttggaTGGTTTATTTAGGTAggtttttttgaaaaatgttttataaaaaataaaaataaatgtagatatttataaagcactttataccgtaaacagcctcaaagcactttacattcaTTCTGCCATCATTAGAATATGTGGGAAACATGTTTGCTGCATaccaattggcgcagggttcatcagtacaacgactgtgactagcccttacagcttcccattgcacctgggctGGGTGaagcaacacggtggtgggacaggGATTTGAAACCATGCACACCaaacaagctctcagattatacGTCCAAGGCTGTAACGATTGAGCCACCatgttttatatacatgtatactgttGCTCCTTCACTATAAGTACAATTTTATGTCATAAACTCTGAGTCACAAAGAGAAGTTTAAGTTTTTGTAAGGAAGCTgtggaaattttttattttattgcccCTATTGACAAGTTTTCAAAAcgaaatgaatttttaaaattacaaTAATGAACACAATCCGAATCTACAACTGCATTTGACCAAATTAACGCACAGGCGCTAAATCAGTCACGGGAGGGGGGCCTTAATAAAATGATGAAATGCAGCATACAGGTGTTACTAGACAGTTGCCACTTAATTATTTAGGAATACTTATTATGGGATGGGTGCTAATTAGGTTCAGTATGGTACACTGAGGTACAAAAGTATTCAATATTATAAACTTCATAGTACCATTAATACTGTCTTCATAAAGATAGAGTCAGTGTGTGTGTTTGTATTTTAGCCTTCTTAATGAAATAGAAATTTCATATATATTAATACATTAATACATGTTTATGTTCTTGAAATTAAATAGAATAAAATCATGTTCATAGGTTCATATAAATATTCATTCTATTTCAGAGCCAGACAGAACTTAAGAAAACAGGATGGTGGGACATTTCAGCCGAAATCCAAACTAAAGATCCTGGATGCAGTCATCAAATTCTTTAGATTTTTAAGATCGCATCCACTACACCAGAAGGTGCTCAGATGCAATTCTGAGAGATTGTCCATGTACCAAGATCACCTTGGCGATCTCAAAAAAGGATTAAGCAAAGATCGGTCTGATCGGGAGTATGATGTCAAGGTGCAGAAGACAAGTAAGTACATTATCAACCACAGCATTTAATTTACATCTATATTCATGGTAATAAGGTAATTCATTTTGAGTGAAGACACCTGGCCATGTGTCTAAGACACCTGGCCATGTGTCTTGAACTCACCACCCAAATAAAGTGGATGTGTTGCGTTTTTCTGGTGTAACAAATTTACTGTTACTTTACAACCATACAAGCCATACCTTaggttttggtatcattttaaaagtTAAACATCCTTCTCAGCCTATAAAAATCTCAAGATATAAAGTTGCATGATACTGGAGAAGTGTCTTGTTGTAATTTGAGTATTGAGGGTGATGGGGAAGTGGAGGTGTGGAAGCAGCATGGAAAGCACGGCATTctactttgtttttaaaattgctcCCATTTCCAAAGTATAAGGTCCCTGTCCATGCAACTTGGATCCAAGTGTCCATGAGTAAAGAGGTATTGAGctctcctcttctcttctcttcctttttttccctccttctcccctctttcttttttctttccttttcctctCTCCCTTTCTATGTGATTTACCAATGACGGCACAATTTTGTCCCTCTAGCTACTGCCCTGCTCATACAATGCTCGTCGATAGTGGGTAGAATAACCATTTGTCTGGCGCCTTGCTCTTCCACATGCTGCTCACCATATGCTTCTCTGGTCAACTCCCATATTCTGATGGTAGACATCGGTAACCCTGGCTCTGTCATGTCTAGAGCAAGCATtctcatcttggaggattgcattaggtcccagattgcgaAGATACAAGATTGcaacttgctgcacagaatattaAATGGTAAATTTGGCAAATGCTGTTTGATGGCCCACTGCATTCACCAGACGTATACTTAGccataaaaaaaaatgatggttacagatgtggtgtcattgtaaatgaGAATAAATTAGCTGTCCAATGATATGCAAGATGATATAAACATGTCAATATAGGTGATCATTTTTGATGAGTTTATAAAAAATGACTGTATGGCCCTTTGATACCAAAACTATTTCTAcaacaacataattatattgtgcTCTAGAAGCCAGTGATATTATAGCGATTGTTTACACATGTCTGCATTTTTTCATCTAAATTTTATACATTGTAGATAATAGTACATGCAGATAATAGCATAATGTATTTAATTATCAGAGGCAAAGGTGTAAAGAGGTATGCCGTTAGTCCGTTTTACCTTCCTTTATGTACTGATTATAACGTTCTTTTGACAAACTTTAAAATTTCAGAGGAGGAAATTCCAGCAAGGGATCTGTTTGAGTACAGAAGGAAGGCTGATGACTCTATGGTACCATTGGAAGGTAATTACTTCAAACAACAGTGTTGCTATTTAATAATGACATacacattttgtatttatgttaGTTTCAGTACATGTGTATCTTCTGAAAAGTAGAAGTGTATAATGTTAGGTCAATTCAAGGCAATTTTTAATGTCATGCCCAGAAACGAGGGTTGTTTGCTGTTATGTTACATAAAAGTGTAGTTAGTAGTTAGAGGCTGTATCGATCAGTGATCCCAAGGGAAGTGCTAAGAACTGAAATCTTCAAAGTGAAGGATTAAGCCAGTAAAATTGTCATTATAGGtattttcttcatgaaaaaatGGGAACAGCCCAGCCCATTTAAAAAGTCTGAAGGAATTAGTCTGaaaagggttaaggttagggtttagggtattttaggttaggattagggataagCGTGGGGTTggtgttaggggctgtgcaataattaagagctgctggggagggtaaaattgtgaAGGGTCCAAAGATTCTTTGGCTAGCTAGGGTGggtggggagcaatttttggaacACCTTGGGGTGATTTTTGACACACATTtttggcaccttttaaataacttGCTCTAATAAGGCTTAGGAAAATAGTTCAAATTTTGTGCTCGCTACGCTCCcatcatatatctagaccatttaatgtTTTCAGATTGTGAacccaaaaaaattggcattggcacatgcaaagggggggggggtaaagattttttggcaggctgagaggtgggggcaagcaatttttaacaGGCCGTTAGGAAATTGTGAGTCCCGGGGCTAGTAGTTATTGCAGAGCccttagggatagggttaggctaAGGTCATATTATAATGACCATGAAGACTATCGACCTACGtaaccaaaacaaaaccaaattgggAAAAAGTGACTGCATTGATCATTATGCTCCATTCAATTGCATGACAGCTACAAGTGTTTGAATGGACAAACATGATCAAATGTGACATTTACCCTCATGATGTTGTGTTTGGTCTTACCACTTTAGCACATCCATTGTCATCAAAAAATGCTAAAAtctgatttttaatgatttttttaatgtgccTTTATGAATGagtttaataactttgcatctgtAACGTGtcaggtattgtgaaaaatctaaatattttgcttGTGGACCTCCGAATACAAGGCTAtagccctcgggatattcctcggttccaaaggtaAAAATggttataaactggcctcaaaaagaaacttataattttccacaaggtcatatcttaaaatcctcttcataatgaacaaaaattgcacacagaattacttcaatactctactctaatcacatgtcagtaaccaagcagttgttcaactgacacaacagtaaaatgcactgacatggaacaccttcctggaccaaaattcacatcccaacagatttctgttGTTGGGTCCCAATTTTTCGCTGTACATGAACACAAatataacttcaatactctaatctaaacacatgtcagtaaccaagcagttgtccaactgacacaacagtaaaatgcactgacatgcaacagcttccgggaccacattcacaggcgaataattggaacccaacaaaagaaatctgttgggatgtgaattttggtccagaagggtgttccatatcagtgcattttgctgttgtgtcagttggacaactgcttggttactgacatgtgtttagagtagagtattgaagtaatcctgtgtgcagtttttgttcatttttatggagaggattttaagatatgaccttgtgaaaaattataagtttctttttatgGCCAGTTTATTTTCACAATGCCTTCCAAATAACCGatgtgcagttattaacctctaaacaagGGGAACTTTGGTGTTATGTGTTTTGTTACCTTTTTCTGTTGAGATGGTAATTATAGTATTGATAAACAAATAGATCAATATTTCCCCACCATTTTGTAGGAACCTCAATTTTCAATCATCTATGGTTTACTTTGCAGGCCCTTTTGTACAGTAATATTATTGCTTGTTTTGATTAAAGAATTTTAacctcaacactacactatttttcgctcacctggaatgttTTCACAAGTTCGACTAGTGTCGTCAGCTGTGATGATATCTGGTCTACAGTCAGGATAtcctcactgatgaagtcatatGATTGACATAATTGTCAATCATAttggggcacggtggcgcagcggtacgggctctacctcgcaatcggagggttgcgagttcgcgccccggcggtgccatcgtgttgtgcacttgggcaaggcgctttacctcaattgcctctctctacccaggggtaaaatggggagctgttaggaataatgtccattgagcgccgcccaaaggtatgagcatgccttgggcattgtatggcagctgacatattctaatgacagcagaataaatgtaaagcgctttgatacatgtgaaaggcgctatataaatgtcaacatttatttttttttattttttgttttttataatgTCATAGGACGTTGCGATGTAGTTCCAGGTGAGCAAAAAATAGTCGACTAGTGTTGAGGTTAAACTCTATAACCATTTtatttaccactacgtatgaatatccccTTGTATATTTGCTTTTTTTGTTACCAATATCAGCTAAACATAAGCATGGAAAACCGTTCACCGACAAGGAACACCTCTTCTGGAGGAATCATATTATTCAAACCATAAATCAAACAAATGGTTTGCGTACCGCCTCCATTTGCGACATGACAACAGAAGAATGCGACAATGTTGTATTCAATAAAGAAAAGAATCTGTATGTCATATTGGTAAGTATCTGAATATACAAAGTTTGTACTGCATGCGGGCTAATAAGGGAAGGACAGAAGACAACTTCAAAACCTTTCATGCCAAAATTAACTTAAAACCTGTAAATCATATTTCTAAGCTGAAGTAGCAAAAAGAAACCCAATTGTATATATTATCCACATTTTACTACTTTATTTGTACCAATAAATTAAATGTTGCCAAAGTGACCATGTGAAAGAAAAAGATTAATGAATTAAAAGTTGTACTTTTTGCAGGGATAGTTGCACCAAAATTATAAAGAGATTCATATAAATTGAAATGTATTTACATTTGAATTGTATATTCAGATTCCAgtcttgaaatttttgaaaatgagtGATGATATAAGAATTTCACATAAGATTTCACTGTTTCTTTAAAAGGTAAAAGTGCGGAAAACACGCCGAAAATTCGGGCCTGCCCAGGTATGCCTAGAGCCAAAAACCTGGAACTGGCTTCAGATATACCGTTATGAAATACGCAAGTACTCGCCAAGAATGAAGGTGTTCCTCAATACCGATGGAAAACCAATCACGAACTTGCCAGAGCAGTTAAACGCCCACTGGTATGGTGTGATGCGTACACATCAAAATGTGTGCAGCACTGCCATGCGGCACAAGGTGTCCAATGTCGTAAGTAAAATAATGAACTCAAACACAACTGTTTGGTTAAAATTAGTTACCTAAATGATTGAAAGTTACCTAACTAAATTACCTGGACTGAATGAGTAGATCAGAATGTTTTCAACCATTTCCCATCAAACTCATGAGATTTGAATGATATCATCTGTACAGCATTACCTTTCCATATTTTGACCCAGCTGCCTCCTTCAAAACAtaattacaaataaaagtgtttgACAGTTTTGCATTCCCAAAGCACTTTTGCTTTGCAATACATAATGACAGTAAAGTGCATTAACCATGTTGGCAAGATTTTTCTGCAGCATATTACAGCCAATTGTGTATCTTCCAAGCTCTCTCAGTACACAATACTACATGTATTAACAAACAGCTGCATAATAGATTTGAGTCTTGTGGTATCTGGTCCTGGTCTTACGTTCCTCCGGGATGAGAGTGACCCATGCAGAAGAAAGTATGTGCATGGTTTATCCATTTTGGTATAATCACAAATAGAacttacatgtatatgtatgCATTTAAATTGActaaatttcctttaaaaatttgaattgaaCTTGTCTCCATTTTTCTCTAGGTGTGGAATAATAAATACTTCTCCTTGGATGAGGCTGCAAACACAGCCAGATTCCAAGGGCATAGTGTGGCAACTGCAGAGAAGTTCTACCACCAACACAACAGTGTTGATTTTGCCACAACTGCGTTCCTGAAAATTCAGGGCGCAATGAGGGAAGAGGCTGAAGAGGTGAGTACAATCGGGTATTTAGCACTATTGGATCGATGTTGGATTGCCGTACAGTCGCCCCTATTACATAGGCTATAAATGTGAAGTAACTGCATGCGTGCATTTACATTTAAAGCGCTGTGCAATATTTCTGTCCACCCTggtgtggtgaattctcaaaacgGTCTGCCAAAAGTTGCATCACCCCTTCTTGGCCATGCAAACAAATTTTTGTCCCCCTTTTAATGTGCCAAAAAGTCTTTACCACTTcccttaagggaccgttcattatttataggggaggggggccgggaggatttcaaaattgagttcataaagttacacaaccccctattagcagcatc
Above is a window of Amphiura filiformis chromosome 20, Afil_fr2py, whole genome shotgun sequence DNA encoding:
- the LOC140142969 gene encoding uncharacterized protein: MDDFTTWMSCTSSADAKNVQQTKRELQDFQDAVASVEGKQSSLRMLVGADTTSYTKARQNLRKQDGGTFQPKSKLKILDAVIKFFRFLRSHPLHQKVLRCNSERLSMYQDHLGDLKKGLSKDRSDREYDVKVQKTKEEIPARDLFEYRRKADDSMVPLEAKHKHGKPFTDKEHLFWRNHIIQTINQTNGLRTASICDMTTEECDNVVFNKEKNLYVILVKVRKTRRKFGPAQVCLEPKTWNWLQIYRYEIRKYSPRMKVFLNTDGKPITNLPEQLNAHWYGVMRTHQNVCSTAMRHKVSNVVWNNKYFSLDEAANTARFQGHSVATAEKFYHQHNSVDFATTAFLKIQGAMREEAEEIAGTTRAGTIYSPSKRKREASAQKILPVAVGETIPQRHSDDDNELLAEHDTNFSNESAHESDDDEDNDDLSWAYPNSRGPQKFSPRSLRGIMRIYGDEIKAGKVQKHQYALRVHGDAYMNKKHGMQPLKIYDKAKSMAVLYQKHRGTKNRKTDPPVPDEVKTDDKKCPPQTPEEKSEEELHDAVTKTSKKRCRSRKSRKPQHWHQQRKNSEKSSETTPDIGAPD